The genome window AACAAGTCGCTCACGGCATTCTTCAACAGAATGCCCCGGAGCTTTTAGAAAAGAAACACTGATTATTTTTTGCAGACGCGGGTCCACTGACCCGTGAGTCTTAAAGTCGCTTGTGAAGGAATCACGTTATAGGTTCCTTCGGCCTCGCCGTTCAGATCATAACTTTTCGGTGTCACTTTCCCACGCAAAGTCCCCTTCGCGTTGAGTTCGTTCTTTTTGCAACTTAAAGAGGCTTGCAGGTTTTCACCTTTCAAATTCCAATTGTCTAATTTGCAGTCGTTCTTTTTTAATTCTTTGACGATTGTCTCTTTAACATTTTTAGTTTGGGAGGCAGATATGCACTCTTCCCCTTCTGCAGGAGGAAGCGGCAACCCATTAAGGACTAAAACACTTTTCGTCTTCCAAAGACCGGGTTCAAGTTTCTGAGCAAAAGAGGTCGAAGATAAAAGAAGTAACAAGATGATGGTGCTTTTCATAGGTCCTCCGAAGTCTTAACTGTACCAGGGAGGACGCACTTTTAGCAAATTTGTGAAGGATAAATTGTGCTAGAGCAAATTATCGTTGACCTGCAGCGGAGTTTCCCGCAGCTGCAGAACCATTTTGCGCCGAAGGGCTGCCAAAGTCAGCCAAAGCACTCGCACACGTCTCTAATGCCGCATTCAAAGCCCGAATTCCTTCCATGGAGCTGGAAAAGTTCTGAGCTGTTTTATCAAGCGCAGAAGCCGAGTTCGCAGAATTTAGATCCGTGATATTCCAAAGCTTATTTCCCGTGGCCTCTTTAATCTGCGCCTTAAGGCGATCTGCATCCTGATCAATCACTTCTTTCTGGCGTTTTTCAAGCTGAGAGGATTGGTTTCCGAAGGCGACAGCCATTTTTGCATAGCTATCCAGGAAACTTGAGCACTCTTCGGCCTTCTTCTGGGTTTCCTTCAGGCCGCCCGCTTTCGTTGAGATCATATTGTTTTTGCCGGCCTCTTTGAAATAAGAATCCATCAAACGATCACAAGCGCGGCGAGTCGCCGTCACGCACTTTAATTCATTCTTAGAAGGATTCGCCCAAGAACCTTCCGCAGAGTATCCATAACAGATTGTCGAAGCTCGAAGTTTATCTTTATAGAAACTTGAAGTTCTTGCGTAAAGCGAAGACTTTCCTTTTTCTTTAGAGTTGGTTACTAAAGTTTCAGAGACAGTCAGTACTTCAGATCCTTCGACGTTCTCTGTGTCCCACTTCATGCTGTACTGATTATCGCCCTCTTTGCTTTTCACCCATTTTTCAGAATTATTAAAGCTGGTGTTCGATGAGTTGCCGCGAATTTTTGAGCCGTCGAAATTGAAATCGCCCCGATAATATTTTTCGAGCATCGAAGGATTATCAAAAGCATAAGAGGCAGAAGATAGACAAACGATCGAAAGAAGAGTCAAAAATTTCACAAAGAAGCTCCGGTTAGATGTTCAGGATTCTTCAATGTTATCATCAAAGTGTCCCGTGACACTAACGGGCTTGTCTTCGCACGACCTAAGAAGGGTCCAGGACGCGAAGAATCGTTGAGTAGGCTGGCAGTGACAAAGAATCACGGCCAGCCTTTCTGGTTACATTCCTAAAGATGTTCGGCACGAAGGCGTCAGGCTTTCTTTGTTTTTGGCTAAGCAGGTTTTCAAGGCTTCCATCTCTGTGTACTTATCACAATGTTTAACTTTATCTTCCTTACAAGCGGTCATCACCTCTTGTGCTTTGGCTTTCCCTTGCGCCATAAGCTTTGAGCTTTGCGATTTCAAAGAATCTGTGTCTGCGGCGCCGGCACTCAATACGAAAAAGAAAAAGGATGCAAATAAGATGCTTTTCATAACTCCTCCAATGACCCGATGCTAGCGGTAGGATTTTTTAAACACAAGCTATTGTCTAAACAGTAAACAATAGACAGTGAAAAGGCCGAAGATCTCAGGACGAAATATTTCATTCACAACACGATCAGGATTACACTTAAGCAAGCCAGTCATATATTTCCCACTTTCAGAGTGATTGAGTTTAGGATGCGCGACATGCGGTACGTTTGTGGAATAATACTTTCTCTACTGCTTTTCTCTGCACCGGGAAAAGCCAACTCTCCTATTGCTGTTAAGGCTGTGGTCATTGAAGATGTTCTGGCAGACTACAAAAATTTTCTGAACGGGCGAAATCCTTTATCTATTAAAGACTTCAGTGGGCCTTACTCGCGCCGAGATGTCATAGAATTGATTTTATTTCAGCAAGCGCTGACCGAAGGGGGCCTGCACACTCCGGTGATTCTAATTCCGATGCCGACTTATCAACGCGCCATTGCGGAACTGGAAAAAGGTTATGCCGATGCTACAGCAAATCCGGTTTGGGAGACCGATTTGCCAGAGGCCTCCACCTGGAAATCTATTTCTACCGTGGATCCCGGGCAATTCGTAGCAGGACTTTATGGCAAACCAAAAAAAAATTGCTGAGCTTTCTAACTTACCGATCAGTGAACTTAAAAGAAGAAGCATCACTACAAGCTACATCTGGAACAGTGATGTTCAAGCCTTAAAAAAAGCGGGCTTTAGCAACATAGTTGATGGTGGGAATTGGGAAAGAATGATTCGCATGGTGAAATACGATCGCGTTGACCTATTATTGTCCTCGTTTCGCCCGGAGAAAGAT of Bdellovibrio bacteriovorus contains these proteins:
- a CDS encoding DUF3617 domain-containing protein, with product MKSTIILLLLLSSTSFAQKLEPGLWKTKSVLVLNGLPLPPAEGEECISASQTKNVKETIVKELKKNDCKLDNWNLKGENLQASLSCKKNELNAKGTLRGKVTPKSYDLNGEAEGTYNVIPSQATLRLTGQWTRVCKK